A single window of Nocardia higoensis DNA harbors:
- a CDS encoding dihydrolipoamide acetyltransferase family protein, translated as MSAQFRMPSLGADMTEGTLLRWLVQPGDRVRPGDIVAEVDTTKAAIDVECFDEGTIGELLVPEGATVAVGTPLATIEAGAPAPAGTAAVAAQEPAAAPIDAGAQERPADETPVRATPLVRRLAEEAGVDLAAVHGSGPGGRVVRSDIPVPTAAPVPPASPAGGGEAIRASGYARRLAAETGLDLGRIRGSGHGGAIRARDVSAARTAQTVRPAPAPVRPAGLAGPGERGAPARDQDAARRVIAAAMTRSKRTIPHYYLSSTIDVDVAVARMREYNRTLPVTERIVASALLLCAAARAARSVPALNGYWIDDTFQPAAAVHLGIVVSLRGGGIMVPTVPDADTLTVQAMMGALRELVTRTRTQRLRSRDIMPATLTVTNLGDLGVDSVFGVIPVPQVAIVGFGAVGERPCVVDSVVTARTQVTATLAADHRATDGAIGARYLNRMSEILAGEIPQHLEE; from the coding sequence GATCGATGTCGAGTGCTTCGACGAGGGAACCATCGGCGAACTGCTCGTGCCCGAGGGGGCCACGGTCGCGGTGGGCACGCCGCTGGCCACGATCGAGGCCGGCGCCCCGGCACCCGCGGGCACCGCGGCAGTCGCGGCGCAGGAGCCGGCGGCTGCCCCGATCGACGCCGGTGCGCAGGAGCGGCCCGCCGACGAGACTCCGGTGCGCGCCACACCATTGGTCCGGCGATTGGCCGAGGAAGCCGGCGTGGACCTGGCGGCGGTGCACGGCTCCGGACCGGGGGGACGCGTCGTGCGCAGTGATATCCCGGTGCCGACCGCCGCACCCGTGCCTCCGGCTTCCCCCGCGGGCGGCGGCGAGGCGATCCGGGCCTCCGGATACGCACGTCGTCTGGCGGCCGAGACCGGCCTCGATCTGGGCCGGATCCGCGGCAGCGGCCACGGCGGGGCGATCCGTGCGCGTGACGTCTCCGCCGCGCGCACGGCGCAGACCGTGCGGCCCGCACCGGCGCCGGTGCGCCCGGCAGGTCTCGCAGGCCCCGGCGAGCGAGGTGCTCCGGCCCGAGACCAGGACGCGGCCCGCCGGGTCATCGCCGCGGCGATGACCCGCTCCAAACGGACGATCCCGCACTATTACCTGTCCAGCACCATCGATGTGGACGTCGCGGTCGCCCGGATGCGGGAGTACAACCGCACCCTTCCGGTCACGGAACGGATCGTGGCCTCGGCGCTGTTGCTGTGCGCCGCGGCGCGCGCGGCCCGGTCGGTGCCCGCGCTCAACGGGTACTGGATCGACGACACCTTCCAGCCCGCCGCCGCCGTTCATCTCGGCATCGTCGTGTCACTGCGCGGTGGTGGCATCATGGTGCCCACCGTGCCCGACGCCGACACGCTCACCGTCCAGGCCATGATGGGGGCGCTGCGTGAGCTGGTCACGCGAACCCGTACGCAGCGACTGCGGTCGCGCGATATCATGCCCGCCACCTTGACGGTCACCAATCTCGGTGACCTGGGCGTGGATTCGGTGTTCGGGGTGATTCCTGTGCCGCAGGTCGCGATCGTCGGCTTCGGCGCGGTCGGCGAACGCCCCTGTGTGGTGGATTCGGTGGTGACGGCGCGTACCCAGGTCACCGCCACACTGGCCGCCGATCACCGCGCCACCGACGGCGCGATCGGCGCCCGCTATCTGAACCGGATGAGCGAAATCCTGGCCGGTGAGATCCCGCAGCATCTCGAGGAGTGA
- a CDS encoding acyl carrier protein, which yields MNGPAVSGPQAEAIVRAALRGFAEESRLRELAPDDPLREVLELDSIDYLTFVERISDAVGARIDEDDYPSVATIRSWSELVTSLQI from the coding sequence ATGAACGGACCCGCCGTGTCCGGCCCCCAGGCGGAGGCGATCGTCCGCGCCGCGCTGCGTGGATTCGCCGAGGAGTCGCGCCTCCGCGAACTCGCCCCGGACGATCCGCTGCGTGAGGTACTGGAGTTGGACTCGATCGACTATCTGACCTTCGTCGAACGGATCAGCGACGCTGTCGGCGCGCGGATCGACGAGGACGACTATCCGTCCGTCGCGACCATCCGGTCCTGGTCGGAACTGGTCACGAGTCTCCAGATCTGA